The Puntigrus tetrazona isolate hp1 chromosome 3, ASM1883169v1, whole genome shotgun sequence nucleotide sequence tataaaaaaaaattaaagaaaaggaaaaataaattaaaagacttTATATAATAAGACAATTCAAAGATAAAtacttttatgtattattattttcactcCTTAATAGCCTCACTATTTTAATTctactgttattaaaaaaataaaaaggcataataaaaatagtttttatgtaactttaaaaatgggataaaaacatacattttattttcagtgtttttagaaaaaaaaacaatcataagTAACATGGGTACATTTGTAGCAATTTCCAACAATAAGTTATGGGACAATAGAGGACAAAAgtatcgatttttcttttataccaaAAGGGTTATTAAGTAAAGGTTATGTTTCATTAAGATACTTTAGAAGTTTCCTGTTATAAAtctctcaattaaaaaaaaacatgataggTTTCACAAATTCTTcgatgtaataaaaacaaaaaggtcttTGCATAAAAATCCACAAGAATAGCATCGGAGTGGGCGTAAACTGTTTAACCTGGCCACGCCCTTCGACCCTCTCATTGGTTCGAGTCTGTCGTGACGTCAAAGGTACGCTCTGTCTTGTGTCTGTGGGAGATGTTATGAAAACTGTGGAATCGCAAAGATGTAGTTCACAGAACTCCCGCGGTTTATTTCCctattttctgtttctgaagGTTTCGCAGAATCAGCTGTGGTTGACGGTATGGTGATTAAATGGCAATATATTTACCCCATAGAGGTTTTTTTCGCTGTCTTGTATGTGCTGGATGTCGCCGCATCTTCAGTACGAGGAGCCATAATTGACTGTatcagttttattattgttttttgttttcttaatcgCCGTGTTTGCCTCTAAGCTTAGTTGTGTGTTTATCGTATACTTTATTAAACGGATTAGTTATAGTTTAAAAACGTATTGAAGCATGGAACCATATGGCATTGTTtctacagtataaaatagaaaagagtGCTCGATTTAATTATCTGTAATGATCTTAAGGTAAAGCCTCTGTTACAGATAAAGCTTCCGGCTTTAAtctctttcttttaatttcCGTCCACCAGGCCTCATGTGTGTGATTCAGCCTCTCTTCAGGCTCCTGTGTGTCCTGTCCTTGGTTCTGGCCTGTTCCGGTTCTGGTCCTGGTTCCGGTCCTGGTTCCGGTCCTGGTTCCGGTCCTGGTCCTGGTCCTGGTCCTGGTCCTGGTCCTGGTCCTGGTCCTGGTCTTCACGGCCGTAACAACAGCGTGAGTCATGAGTACTGTGTGCTGGGAGCTGGACCTGCGGGGCTCCAGATGGGCTACTTTCTGTCCAGGAGCCGGAGAGATTACGTCGTTCTGGAGCGAAACACAGGACCAGGCAGCTTCTTCCGCATGTACGTGACATCTGAATGAAAAAAGGGCATTTCTCAAACTGGGCTAGAAGGATTTTActagcattttaaattaaacgaTTGTAAGCTAACACGACAAAAAGGCCAAAATTACAGAacgtcattaatcacttacccctatgtcgttccaaactctTCATTCGTCCTCAGTTTAAGGTATATGGTTTGAAAGCCCCAAGTTTTGTGAGTGTGTCATTGACTGGCAAGTAACAAACACCGTAAacaagtatgaaagacatcgtcagaatacTGCCATCGCTGCTTCAACCGTAACATTATCAAGCTACAAGAATGTTTTCTGTATggaaataattcaaaaataacacgttttcatttaaaatatcttaaactgttCTCCAAAAGAAGATTCTACAGCTTTGGAGTGACATTCATTTTGGGGCGGAGTAACCCTTTTAAgggtatttttttaaagcaagatTCATTTGCTCCTTCATTTCAGTTACAAATCAAAAACCTCGCTTTAGTGTGACCATGGACTaattcatttcctgttttaattcatttcaaacaagggaacaaattattaattcatgatcgtgacaaacacatttttgtctGCATGTCGCGCGAAAAGGCTTAATACCAAAGAACTTAAAATAACATAGTATTTATTGCTCAAtcttaattaatgtttaaagtCACAAGACATCACTCTTTCATTATTGCATATTAATCCAAAGAAAGAAATAtcctgtttaaaataaaattggttGCAAATGCTGTTGGCTGAGAGGAAAATTTCACTTTCTTTGTTCCTTGAAGTTAAATCACGTCTTATTTATTGTATGGTTTTCAGATATCCTCGCCACAGGAAGCTCATCAGCATTAACAAAATATACACGGGGAGGAGGAACAGGGAATTCAACCTGCGTCATGATTGGAACTCCCTGCTGAGCGACAGGACCGACCTGCTGTTTCAGCGAATCAGCCGAGAGCTCTACCCCAGTGCAGACGACTTCCCACGCTACCTCTCGAGGTTCGTGACGGAGCTGGGACTGAAGGTCAAATACGGAGCTGATATAGGGAGAATCAAAGCGTCAGATTTGAACGGAGACCAAGGCTACGTTCTGAACGATCAGAATGGTGTCAGTTATCAATGCAggtgtgtttcattattttgttatttaagtttagtttaattaatactgtttaataattgcatttcgCGCGTCTTTGAAATCCCTTTGTGATGTTTTACAtctcctttttgtctttttagagTCCTGTTGGTGTCCACTGGCCTTTGGGTTCCTCAGCAGGTGGATTTTCTCGGCTCTGACCTGGTAGAGGGTTACGAGTCTATTCCCACTGATCCCGAGGAGTTTAAAGACCAGGCTGTGTTAATCCTCGGCAAAGGAAACTCCGCCTTTGAGACGGCTCAGAGCATCTTGGGTAGAGCGAGCCGGGTTCACTTGTACAGCCCCAGCCCTGTGCGACTCGCATGGCAGACGCACTACGTCGGGGACCTCAGGTGTTTATTCCATCCTGTCCCAATGATTGCGTAATGCACTAAATGAATGCTTTCAAGCCTGCTTTTCTGGCCCTCAACCTTCACAAAtcagcatttctgttttttaggGCAGTAAACAACGAGCTGTTAGACACGTACCAGCTGAAATCTCTAGACGGTCTTGTAGAGGGAAGACTAGAGGATATAGCCATTGTCCGAAGAGAAAAAGATGGAGGGAAGAGAAGAACAGCAAAGAAAAGAAGTCCAACACCAACGGAGAGAAAGCAGCAGCTGTATTTAACTCTTACTGAACTTCTTGACCAGAATGGCAACAACATTTCAAAGGTCACTGGGCAGAACCTGCCTGGTTACCACACTGATAACTTCTCACTCAGACAGCCGTATGACCGGTCGTCCGATGCCTGGGCTTTCGTTTTAACTTCTCCGTTTTTTGGGGTAAGGAAACACCCGGAAAGTTTGgaatagctttttattttattttatttaatcagaaatacaattaaaaaaaacagtaatattatgaaaatgttgttacaatttttaaaataactattctGAATTCTTCTATTCtgaatttttggaaaaaatgaattttgaaaaCAGCATTATGTCAAATGACTTTGCGGAAATGATTCTAATAAATTGTTTTGCttcacaagaaacatttcttatgttgaaatgttgaatattGAAAATGGCAatgctaataaatgtttttgtcataacCGTAATAGTACTTTTATTGAGAAAGGaggcattttattaataaaaacgtgACGgtaagacattaaaaaaatacatttcagataaatgctcttcttttcaACAAAGAATCCTGTAAGAAATTTAGCATGGGTTcgaaagaacaaaaacatttcaacattgctaataaaaagaaccattattaataatttaccaCCTGTAATAACTTataaaagcagcaaattagcacaTTGATGacatctgaaggatcatgtgacgctttAAAATTTCGAAATATGTATATTGctgctttgctttatttttgaatcattaaataaagtgtGCTTTTTGTCTGAACATAAACATTTTGACTCTTTTCCAGCTCTGCACGGCCACCCCAGAGCAGCGGTGCCCGAGGCCGGTTGCCAGGGACAACAGCCTGGTATGAAGGCAGGGGGACGCCCAACATGTTTGTCCTGGGCACCGCAGCTCACTCCAGAGATTATCGTATGTCTGCCGGTGGGTTTGTTCACGGTTTCCGCTACACTGGTAAGCATTTCACCTCACTTTACGTTTCAGGTTCGCCGTAAGAACGTTGGCGGCCATAAGAAAGGTCCTGTGTTTTGCTACTACAGTGCGTGCTGTTCATAAAATCCTGGAGCGGCGTTACCATAACATTGCCTGGCCTGCTACAAAATTACCCATCAGCCAGCTGCAGTCCTGGATCCTTAGGAGAGTGAACGAAGCCTCTGGACCGTACCAGATGTTCGGGGTCCTTGGGGACATTATTCTGCTGCGAGGGTAAGGGATGTCTCAAGGAATGCATGTGCTATAGAACTacttttcttacattttaacttttaacatgCAACATGACTCTtacgctcaccaaggctgaatttatttgatcaaaactacagtaaaaaatttattattcctaaatataataaataactgttttctatttaactatattatgaactgtaatttttttcccatgatgcaaagctgaattgtcagcatCATCATTAaagtcctcagtgtcacatgatccttcagaaaccactctgatatactgatttgctgcttaagaaatgTTTGTCAATTATTATctgttaaaaactattttcacagaaactttggcattttttttctgaaatctaTGCTAtatagaacatttattttaacattttgtaactttataaatgtcACTCAGTTGAATGGCTCCTTGCTGTATAGAAGTTAACTTCTTTAAATCTCACTGAACCGTCTTTTCGAATATCCAGTAAACACTAAACTCTATCTAATCTTCGTGAGTTCAAGCCTGCGGCAGCTGTGATGACCCACACAAACCTCTCTCCTCCTTTCTTCCACAGGTCTTACTGTGAATATCTGGAGGAGTTTCCTCTGCAGGCCCTGCCCCAGCTGTCTGCTCTATCTGGACGGCCTCTTACAGATCACGGCCTACTGGTCTTGGTCATGCAGTATGGACTGAACCGGACCGATACGCTTGGACCGGGTCGAGCCGAGTCAGAATGGACTAAAGCCTGGAGGTCCAACTTCCTCCATCCAGTCCTGTACTACTACAACACACTACCTACAGGTCAAGAGCTGCTCTAATAGGTTTTGTTGATTCCTATTTAGTGGatacggtaaaaaaaaatgtgtgtgaggTTGGGATGTTggtaagaaaatattttgaatattctaTCAAAATCACATAGTGAAATAAGTCTCTAAAATAAGTGTGCTCTGTGTTTCTGTAGAGAAGGATATGAGGCGGCGTCCTGTTGGCTGGCCACTACCACGACCTGAGGCCGTTCATCACATGGTTGAGGACTTCTTGACTGAATGGGATCAGCCCGTATCACACAGCCAGCCTCTCAGGCGCTTCCTCGAGCACTGCCTCCAAACCGACCTCAGGGCCTTTTATGCTGGTCAGTGCAGAAATGTTCTTCTTGATGATTTGAACGTTCTAAAGAATGTACCCAAAGATTCCATAAAAATGTACCGGGTTCTGCAAAAATATGAAcggttttcaacattaatagtACAAATAATGTGTTTCTTGATCGgtatattagagtgatttctgagggatcctGAAGTACTGATACTGccacagttattttaaattgtgataacaTTTCAcgatattactgcttttactgtatctGTGATTAAATGAACGCAGCCTTAGTagcaaaacacttaaaaaataaaaaaaagtgtagagAAGTACTTTTTACATCTGTTCCTGCAGGCCTTCATCGTTTATTATGTGTGTCCTTTTCTCTTCAGAATCGTGTTTCCTTCTGTCCCTCACCAGTCGTACTCCACCCCTCTTCTGCCGTCAAGGTTATTTGAGAAAACAGGGCATTGTGGGAAACAGCCACCTACGACAACATGCCCGTGAGGCGGGACTCATGGCAGATCATCAGGGAGATATTACTCCTGGCAATGATGCATCGGTATCTGAATATCTGAAACATGCTGGCACTGCAGTCCTTTCAACTATGAACTTTGACCTCTGAGAGGCATTAATACTAATGGTACCAAAGAGCAAACCTCTTCAGCTGAAATCACGTTCATCTACCTCCCATTACCTTATCAGTTTACCTGCATTTCCATAAAAAACATCCAGCATCCTGAAATAACGTCAACGTAACAAAACTACTTGCCAAAGTATAGCTTTATATAGTGTTTTATGGTGTTGGGTTTGGTGTTGCAATACAATgagtaacttattttttttatacaatagtTAAAGGTATATAAGATAAGTATTTTTCTTAGGTTGAAATgcatgtacttttattttaactacaATAAAGACATcccaatcattttaaaaagagtgtttgtagtaatttatttatatataatataatataatattttttttctaaaacattacgtcggtgtgtatatatattatctgATTGGGCGAGCGCCTTAACAACGTCGATGTTGATTGGCTGCCTAGGTGACGATGACTTCATACTGAGCAATGCAGACgtgttttactaaaaacaaGCGCAAAACATTGAAACAGCGCCATTTTGGCTCAAACGGGTTCAGAGTTCAGTTGCTTAGAACGCGGAACGGGTTTGTATTCAACGTTACAAAATTCACTTACAATGAACAGAAAGGCAGcgtatctttatttaaaaaccagGGTCGAAATGCAGTCTTAAAGAATGCCGCTTGCGTGAGAATGTTGCGTTAGGTTTGTGCAACagatacagtatttacattctCATGGTACTGACATTTGCAC carries:
- the foxred2 gene encoding LOW QUALITY PROTEIN: FAD-dependent oxidoreductase domain-containing protein 2 (The sequence of the model RefSeq protein was modified relative to this genomic sequence to represent the inferred CDS: inserted 1 base in 1 codon); the encoded protein is MCVIQPLFRLLCVLSLVLACSGSGPGSGPGSGPGSGPGPGPGPGPGPGPGPGLHGRNNSVSHEYCVLGAGPAGLQMGYFLSRSRRDYVVLERNTGPGSFFRIYPRHRKLISINKIYTGRRNREFNLRHDWNSLLSDRTDLLFQRISRELYPSADDFPRYLSRFVTELGLKVKYGADIGRIKASDLNGDQGYVLNDQNGVSYQCRVLLVSTGLWVPQQVDFLGSDLVEGYESIPTDPEEFKDQAVLILGKGNSAFETAQSILGRASRVHLYSPSPVRLAWQTHYVGDLRAVNNELLDTYQLKSLDGLVEGRLEDIAIVRREKDGGKRRTAKKRSPTPTERKQQLYLTLTELLDQNGNNISKVTGQNLPGYHTDNFSLRQPYDRXVRCLGFRFNFSVFWGKETPGNSARPPQSSGARGRLPGTTAWYEGRGTPNMFVLGTAAHSRDYRMSAGGFVHGFRYTVRAVHKILERRYHNIAWPATKLPISQLQSWILRRVNEASGPYQMFGVLGDIILLRGSYCEYLEEFPLQALPQLSALSGRPLTDHGLLVLVMQYGLNRTDTLGPGRAESEWTKAWRSNFLHPVLYYYNTLPTEKDMRRRPVGWPLPRPEAVHHMVEDFLTEWDQPVSHSQPLRRFLEHCLQTDLRAFYAESCFLLSLTSRTPPLFCRQGYLRKQGIVGNSHLRQHAREAGLMADHQGDITPGNDASVSEYLKHAGTAVLSTMNFDL